One window of the Halobacillus litoralis genome contains the following:
- a CDS encoding YjiH family protein, translating into MKAKDFKSSSHLRFIIPSLIGIFLFMFPIAGEDGAITIPIAILAGWLETELADYLSLIMTIIITITAVGTIITKIAGSNSLEKYPFFQSLFNVPPVWVVTRILGMIFAIMVYFQIGPEAIISENTGGLLLDSLLHVLFAVFLFAGLFLPLLLNYGLLELFGVILTKIMRPLFRLPGRSSIDSLASWLGDGTIGVLLTSKQYEEGYYTKREAAVIGTTFSVVSITFSLVVIQEVGLGHMFIPFYLTVGFAGFIAALIMPRIPPLSRKADTYVTEEPADQNEDVPEQHNLFTYGYTKAVEQGSKSSGLQQFFKQGTQNILDMWMGVAPIVMALGTIALVIAEFTPFFAWIGTPFIPLLELMQVPFAQEASETILVGFADMFLPAIIGSGIESEMTRFIIASLSVTQLIYMSEVGGLLLGSKVPVNILDLFIIFLQRTIITLPIITLIAHFLF; encoded by the coding sequence ATGAAAGCTAAAGACTTTAAATCATCTTCGCATTTACGTTTCATCATTCCATCCTTGATCGGGATTTTCTTATTCATGTTTCCGATTGCCGGTGAAGATGGAGCGATCACCATTCCTATTGCCATACTCGCGGGGTGGCTTGAAACGGAATTAGCCGATTATCTATCACTGATCATGACAATCATCATAACAATCACGGCTGTCGGAACGATTATCACAAAGATTGCCGGATCGAATTCTTTGGAAAAATATCCATTCTTCCAATCATTATTCAATGTCCCGCCCGTGTGGGTCGTCACCCGAATTTTAGGTATGATTTTTGCAATAATGGTCTACTTTCAAATCGGACCGGAAGCGATCATTTCTGAAAATACAGGGGGATTGCTGCTTGATTCATTACTGCATGTACTTTTCGCTGTCTTCTTATTTGCCGGTCTATTCTTACCGTTACTCTTAAATTACGGTTTACTTGAACTATTTGGAGTTATATTAACAAAAATCATGCGCCCGCTTTTCCGTTTACCCGGACGCTCTTCAATTGATTCACTTGCCTCGTGGTTAGGCGATGGTACGATTGGTGTCCTTCTGACAAGTAAGCAATATGAAGAAGGTTATTATACGAAACGAGAAGCAGCCGTTATCGGAACGACATTCTCTGTCGTATCGATTACCTTCAGTCTCGTTGTCATCCAAGAAGTTGGGTTAGGGCACATGTTTATACCATTTTACTTGACGGTCGGGTTCGCAGGATTCATCGCAGCACTAATTATGCCAAGAATTCCACCACTTTCACGAAAAGCGGATACGTATGTAACTGAAGAACCAGCTGACCAAAACGAAGATGTCCCTGAACAGCACAATTTGTTCACTTACGGCTATACAAAAGCTGTTGAACAGGGTAGTAAGTCAAGTGGTCTTCAACAATTCTTCAAACAAGGAACTCAGAACATCTTGGACATGTGGATGGGAGTAGCCCCTATAGTAATGGCCTTAGGTACGATTGCACTTGTAATTGCTGAATTCACCCCGTTCTTCGCATGGATCGGTACGCCTTTCATCCCATTACTTGAATTAATGCAAGTTCCGTTCGCACAAGAAGCTTCAGAAACAATTCTCGTAGGTTTTGCAGACATGTTCCTGCCAGCCATCATCGGATCAGGTATTGAAAGCGAAATGACCCGCTTCATCATTGCATCTCTTTCTGTCACACAACTTATTTATATGTCTGAAGTCGGTGGGCTGTTGCTTGGCTCTAAGGTTCCAGTGAATATTCTTGATTTATTCATCATTTTCCTTCAGCGTACAATCATCACTTTGCCAATTATCACACTCATCGCTCACTTTTTATTCTAA
- a CDS encoding YbgA family protein has translation MKRFAVPKVVISRFIEFAEVRCNGAGIPKKMVQRMQPYVEFVYSLPESEVSSGLPAERLVHLGTEEDETDKVVKRISQTLEKYFPFADGLLLKSCTQENVGQGVNGYRSTEHSEVSAGMSGFITEVSVQNKGLAIEEMGRLEELTSRCHFLTKLFTLASFREVKESGKMNSLRQFHATNKYLFMAYHPDTLKRMGRAVANHEHYSLEMVFENYEGLLHELLREPAKPSAHVNVCQHIYGYFKKELTKEEKENFRSLLGQYKRGEVPLNAVIRVLSNWASHFQSDYLKRQTYFEPYPQELLDMSDSGEGSTYS, from the coding sequence ATGAAACGTTTTGCCGTACCAAAAGTTGTTATCAGTCGGTTCATAGAGTTTGCTGAAGTAAGATGCAACGGAGCAGGAATTCCGAAAAAAATGGTCCAGCGCATGCAACCCTATGTGGAGTTTGTATATAGCTTACCGGAGTCGGAAGTCAGTTCAGGTCTACCAGCTGAGCGATTAGTTCACCTTGGCACAGAGGAAGATGAGACAGACAAAGTGGTGAAGCGGATCTCCCAAACATTAGAAAAGTACTTCCCTTTTGCTGATGGTTTATTATTGAAGAGTTGCACTCAAGAAAACGTGGGGCAAGGTGTGAATGGGTATCGAAGCACTGAGCATTCCGAAGTCTCAGCAGGTATGAGTGGATTTATCACAGAGGTATCGGTACAAAATAAAGGACTGGCAATTGAAGAAATGGGGCGGTTGGAAGAGCTCACTTCAAGGTGCCATTTTTTGACAAAACTGTTCACATTGGCTTCATTTCGTGAAGTGAAAGAAAGTGGGAAGATGAATAGCTTGCGGCAGTTTCATGCAACCAATAAGTATTTATTCATGGCTTACCATCCGGATACGTTAAAAAGGATGGGCCGGGCGGTAGCGAATCATGAACATTACTCCTTGGAAATGGTTTTTGAAAATTATGAGGGGCTTTTGCATGAATTGTTGAGGGAACCGGCTAAACCAAGTGCCCACGTAAATGTTTGTCAGCACATTTACGGCTATTTCAAAAAAGAACTTACTAAAGAGGAAAAGGAAAATTTCCGGTCATTATTGGGACAGTATAAAAGGGGGGAAGTACCACTCAACGCTGTAATCAGGGTTTTGAGTAACTGGGCCTCACATTTTCAAAGCGATTATTTGAAAAGGCAAACTTACTTTGAACCTTACCCCCAGGAGCTTTTAGACATGTCTGATTCAGGAGAAGGGAGTACCTACTCCTGA
- a CDS encoding fructosamine kinase family protein encodes METFIRETLDKLGDSSSIITSKHVTGGDINQTFYVKTESQPYFIKINENVPPHFFRAEAKGLEIIRNSQTIEVPDVYHFDEPQDSEKASLAMEWIETGTSASNDLLGQQVAQMHEQTTDKFGFHEPTFVGELDQPNEWCDSWTEYYARFRLLQQTEVGVANGTIGKQRRIHLEKLIDRLDTWIPSKPKASLLHGDLWGGNWMTDSAGTPLLIDPSVLYGDHAFELAFTELFGGFSQSFYDHYKEVFPLPDYYEDTKPLYQLFYLLVHLNIFGEPYGKSVDRILKRYI; translated from the coding sequence ATGGAAACTTTTATTCGTGAAACCTTGGATAAACTGGGGGACTCCTCCAGTATAATTACAAGTAAACATGTAACCGGAGGCGACATCAACCAGACATTTTATGTGAAAACGGAGTCACAGCCATACTTCATCAAAATTAACGAAAACGTCCCTCCCCATTTTTTTCGAGCAGAAGCAAAGGGGCTGGAGATAATCAGAAACAGCCAAACTATCGAAGTGCCTGATGTTTATCATTTCGACGAACCACAAGATAGTGAAAAGGCCTCCCTCGCTATGGAATGGATTGAGACGGGGACTTCTGCATCCAATGACCTGCTCGGACAACAAGTGGCTCAGATGCACGAACAAACCACTGATAAATTCGGTTTCCATGAACCTACTTTCGTCGGTGAACTGGATCAGCCGAACGAATGGTGCGATTCTTGGACAGAATATTATGCCCGCTTCCGCCTGCTTCAACAAACAGAAGTAGGTGTCGCCAATGGAACGATAGGGAAACAACGCCGTATCCACTTGGAAAAACTGATTGATCGTTTAGATACTTGGATTCCTTCTAAACCCAAAGCTTCCTTGCTGCACGGGGATTTGTGGGGAGGAAATTGGATGACTGACTCAGCAGGGACTCCCCTCCTTATCGATCCCTCTGTATTATACGGAGACCATGCGTTTGAACTAGCTTTCACAGAATTGTTCGGTGGGTTTTCCCAATCATTTTATGATCATTACAAAGAGGTCTTCCCCCTTCCCGATTACTATGAAGATACGAAACCCCTCTACCAGCTGTTCTATCTGCTTGTCCACTTGAACATTTTCGGAGAGCCTTACGGCAAAAGCGTCGACCGTATTTTGAAAAGGTATATCTGA
- a CDS encoding GNAT family N-acetyltransferase has protein sequence MEIRELEVKELHTVANWLFHMNEQDDHYVAWMASDPNEIFEQIWTLTQFKEPLAYVGWEGEEIIGFLGILPFFEQKLCRLLGPFASKGHEKVIDRLWDKASLTAQLHFDVVKVACFASNEPLISFVERHEFELYNIERTLAVHKSVYEASDEKHQSIVDIHMEDYGSLDKLHPSAAYYTTNEMLNFSQEDGNHIWGYLQNGDLAGYIYLETIIPDLEGEICFVNVSPSHRSSGIGSALIHHALQYAFYALDLDVVTISVRTQNQQAEELYKQFGFRTINTIHAYQKTTKPATNYYH, from the coding sequence ATGGAGATTCGTGAGTTGGAAGTAAAAGAGCTGCATACGGTTGCGAATTGGTTATTTCATATGAACGAGCAAGATGATCATTATGTAGCTTGGATGGCTTCAGATCCTAATGAGATTTTCGAACAAATTTGGACGTTGACTCAGTTCAAAGAACCTTTGGCTTATGTAGGATGGGAAGGCGAAGAAATCATCGGCTTTTTAGGGATTCTCCCTTTCTTTGAACAGAAACTTTGCCGTCTTCTCGGCCCGTTCGCTTCAAAGGGGCATGAGAAGGTCATCGATCGATTATGGGACAAAGCTTCTTTGACTGCTCAGCTTCATTTTGATGTAGTTAAGGTTGCCTGTTTCGCATCCAATGAACCTCTTATATCGTTTGTAGAGCGCCACGAATTTGAGCTTTATAATATAGAACGGACTTTGGCTGTTCATAAATCTGTATATGAAGCTTCTGACGAAAAGCATCAATCAATTGTTGATATTCATATGGAAGACTACGGCAGTTTGGATAAACTGCACCCTTCTGCCGCTTATTATACGACCAATGAAATGTTGAATTTCTCTCAGGAGGATGGGAATCACATCTGGGGTTATTTACAAAATGGTGATTTGGCGGGGTACATCTATCTTGAAACGATCATCCCGGATCTTGAAGGGGAAATTTGCTTTGTCAATGTCTCTCCAAGCCACAGAAGTAGCGGGATCGGATCAGCATTGATCCATCATGCACTACAGTATGCTTTTTACGCTTTGGACTTGGATGTGGTCACAATATCGGTCCGTACCCAAAACCAGCAGGCGGAAGAATTATATAAGCAATTCGGCTTCAGGACGATCAACACGATTCACGCTTATCAGAAGACCACCAAGCCGGCCACCAATTATTACCACTAA
- a CDS encoding ABC1 kinase family protein, protein MGHRLKYIALYRISVIVWMSIKFLLQIFWFHKRHRIWDQDTKRKWEELLSGQAEEYRKKAVALGGLLIKFGQFLSSRGDLLPQSFIKELEGLVDRVEPVPFYRSRQTIEEDWNAPLEEHLSSIEENATASASIGEVYKGYLKDGSPVAVKVQRYRVKDIFRMDFKALKIVFWLLDRFTVYGTKADLQALYREVVRVISNELDFTMELENGNHFKKRFSDFSSVYIPDYYKDLSTKRVIVMEWIEGTKITDLSFIKKNGIDREQLARTLFDLCVEQFLYAGTFHSDPHSGNLMLKADGTIVVIDFGMVGEIKKEDANSIRAMIQGFILDDYDRVIEALKEMDFLLPHADTERVKELLKQTTDMYLEGNFDKLDAHMMNDMLADLQQFVKEQPIQLPADYAFLGRATSIIVGVLSSVYPQIDLIKWGRPVIKEWMSGEDSSFSLYKEVAKETARPLLSLPRALIEYLEDGDKEREWKSYHQKNKLFHQYYLFYTLLSLVLAVMGGFALFYTMIVPVLPSLWIGGVLSGVGVVGFVVFSINHLRMLKRIHHNRRNEG, encoded by the coding sequence ATGGGGCATCGTTTGAAATACATAGCACTTTACAGGATATCCGTTATTGTGTGGATGTCTATAAAATTCCTTTTACAAATATTTTGGTTTCATAAGAGACATCGGATTTGGGACCAGGATACTAAAAGAAAGTGGGAAGAGTTGCTTTCAGGGCAGGCAGAAGAGTATCGCAAAAAAGCGGTAGCCCTGGGGGGGCTGCTGATTAAGTTTGGTCAGTTCCTTAGTTCAAGAGGTGATTTACTTCCACAATCGTTTATTAAAGAGTTAGAAGGCCTCGTCGACCGTGTAGAGCCTGTGCCATTTTACCGTTCACGGCAGACGATTGAAGAAGATTGGAACGCCCCGTTAGAAGAACACTTGTCATCAATCGAAGAGAATGCCACAGCTTCAGCTTCTATTGGAGAAGTTTATAAAGGATATCTGAAAGATGGATCTCCTGTTGCGGTGAAAGTGCAGCGTTATCGAGTCAAAGATATCTTCCGTATGGACTTCAAAGCTTTGAAAATCGTATTTTGGCTGCTCGACCGATTTACGGTTTACGGGACAAAAGCTGATTTACAAGCCCTATATCGAGAAGTTGTACGCGTGATAAGTAATGAACTCGATTTTACAATGGAACTTGAAAATGGAAACCATTTCAAAAAGCGTTTTTCCGACTTTTCATCCGTTTACATCCCTGATTACTATAAAGATTTATCGACAAAACGGGTGATTGTGATGGAGTGGATCGAAGGAACCAAAATCACGGATTTATCTTTTATCAAAAAAAATGGCATTGATCGCGAACAGCTTGCCCGCACACTATTCGATTTATGTGTGGAGCAATTTTTATACGCGGGTACTTTCCATTCAGATCCGCATTCTGGTAATTTAATGCTGAAAGCAGATGGGACAATTGTGGTCATCGACTTTGGCATGGTTGGAGAAATAAAGAAAGAGGATGCGAATTCCATCCGTGCGATGATCCAGGGATTCATCCTTGATGATTATGACCGGGTGATAGAAGCTTTGAAAGAAATGGACTTTTTACTCCCTCATGCTGATACTGAACGAGTGAAAGAGTTGCTGAAACAAACGACCGACATGTATTTAGAGGGGAACTTTGACAAGTTGGATGCGCATATGATGAATGATATGCTGGCGGATTTACAGCAGTTCGTCAAAGAGCAGCCCATTCAATTACCTGCAGACTACGCTTTTTTAGGCCGTGCGACTTCGATAATTGTCGGCGTATTGAGCAGTGTATATCCGCAGATAGATTTAATTAAGTGGGGCCGCCCGGTTATTAAAGAATGGATGTCTGGAGAGGATTCGAGCTTTTCGCTTTATAAGGAAGTGGCAAAGGAAACAGCACGTCCGCTCCTGTCTCTGCCCCGTGCATTGATCGAGTATTTAGAAGACGGTGACAAAGAGAGGGAGTGGAAGAGTTATCATCAAAAAAACAAGCTGTTTCATCAATACTATCTTTTCTACACACTTCTTTCCCTTGTCCTTGCAGTTATGGGGGGCTTTGCTCTTTTTTATACGATGATTGTGCCGGTGCTGCCTAGCTTGTGGATTGGTGGCGTGCTTTCGGGTGTTGGTGTAGTTGGGTTTGTTGTGTTTTCGATCAATCATCTAAGGATGCTCAAACGAATTCATCACAATAGGAGGAATGAAGGATGA
- a CDS encoding phasin family protein produces MSDLLKKGFHLGLGAALSGKEMFEKMVNEMVKRGEISPSQAKSMVNNWITKGETKDKEWNHQAKAKMQDQMKELGFVSKEDYEKLEARVQKLESLHERP; encoded by the coding sequence ATGAGTGATTTACTGAAGAAAGGCTTCCATTTAGGACTTGGTGCTGCACTTAGTGGTAAAGAGATGTTTGAGAAAATGGTTAATGAAATGGTTAAACGGGGAGAAATAAGTCCTTCTCAAGCGAAATCGATGGTGAATAATTGGATCACCAAAGGGGAAACGAAGGATAAAGAGTGGAATCATCAAGCGAAAGCCAAAATGCAGGATCAAATGAAAGAGCTTGGTTTTGTATCCAAAGAAGATTATGAAAAGCTTGAAGCAAGAGTCCAGAAGCTTGAGAGCTTACATGAACGACCATAG